A window of Streptomyces sp. NBC_00878 genomic DNA:
AAGTAGCGCAGCGGTTCGCGGGCGGCGCTGATGGTCATCGTTCCGCCGAGCGGCAGGGTGACGGCAGTGCCTGCCGTGAGGTCGACCGTCGTGGTGCCGGCCTGCGCGGAACCGGTGCCCTCCAGCACGAAGAGCGTGTGCTCGCGGTCGACGGCCGACAGGGTTTCGGCCTGCGTGGCGTCGAGGGTGACGACGCGGGCCTGGCGCAGCGGCCCCGTCAGCAGGGTGGACAGGTCGACCTCTCCACAGGCGGCGAGATCGATGATGGTGGCGGTGCTCATGATGTCCTCTCAAGGGCGGGCGTGGGCTCGGAGACGGAAGCGGCGCCGACGAGGTCGGCGCCTGAGCCGATCAGCGCCCGGGTGGTGGCGGGCCCGAAGACCTCGATGACGAGCCAGTTGAGGTCCTGGTCACCGAGGTTGCGGAACTGGTGACGCGTGCCGAGCCCGTTGACGACCAGGTGTCCGGGACGGATGCGGTGCGGCACGTCGTTGAGGAGGATCTCGCCCTCGCCCTGGAGGACGAAGTAGAGCTCCTCGGTACGGGTGTGACGGTGCTCCCCGCAGACCGCGCCGGGCGGCAGGGACGCCCACTCGATGGCTTCCCAGGTCCCGGCCAGCCCCATCCGGCGGGCCAGGCATTTCCAGCGGGCGATGTCCGCGCCACCGTGCATGGCGTGCACGGCGGACGCGCCGCGCACGTCGGCGACGAGTAGTTCGTCAGGCATTCTTGGTTCCTCTTTCGTGTAGGAAAGCGGCGGCGGACCGGACTTCGTCCCCGGTCAGGTCGTTCACGAACAGGGCCGATCCGATGCCGGCGGGCAGCGGCAGCCGTTGGCGGCCGTCGCGGTGCCGGACGGTGTCGGCGAGGGCCTGCTCCAGCAGGTCCGGCCGGCACACCGGGTGGGTGAGGGGAAGCCCGAGAGCCGTCGTCACGGCCAGTACGCGGTCGCGTTGGCCGGTCGTGAGCAGTCCCCGGCCGCAGGAGATGACCGTGGTCAGTGCCATGTCGATGGCCACGGCCTCGCCGTGCAGCAGGCCGGGCAGCGCGTGCATCTCCAGGGCCGGGCTGAAGGAGTGGCCGTAGTCGACGGCCCGTTCGAGCCGGTCCTCCCACAGGTTGGGTTCGAGTTCGGCGAGCATGCCGCCGATCGCGCGGCGCAGCGTCTCGTCCGCGGCCTGCGCGCCGGGGTCGGAGAGCCCCTGGAAGCGTTCGGCGCGCAGCACCGAGCCGTGCCTCTCCAACAGGTCGAACAGCCGCCGGTCCAGGACCAGTGCGATCTTGAGGATCTCCGCCAGCCCGTTGGAGAGGTGACGGTTCGGCAAGGTCGCCAGGAAGGTGGGATCGAGCAGGGTGCACCGGGCGGGGAAGTAGCTGCCCAGCCGGTTCTTGCTCCCGCCGTGGTTGACACCGGTCTTGGCGCCGATGCCCGCGTCGACCAGGCCGATCAGTGTGGTCGGCACCCTGACATGGGGCAGTCCGCGCCGGTAGGAGCTGCAGGCGAATCCCACGACGTCGGTCAGGACACCGCCGCCCACGGCGATGACCGGCTCCCTTCGCCGCAGGATCCCGTGGGAGTCGAAGGTGTCCACGACCCGCAGGACCGACTCGATGCTCTTGTTCTCCTCACCCAGGTCCAGGACCAGCCAGCGCACGTCGATCCCCTGGGCCCGGAAGTACGCCGACAGGCGCTCCCCGTACAGCTGTTGGACGGTTCGCTCGGTGATGACGCAGCGCCGCGCCGGTGGTGCGGCAGCCGGGTCGACGCCCGCGCGGGCAAGGGAGTCGTCGGCGGGATCCAGCAGGCCGCGGGTGAGGACGACGTCGTACTCGACGGCCTGCTCGGCGCGCACCGCCCAAGCCGTCCGCGACGGCGCGAGCGCCCGGGGGACGGCACTCGCGGGCCGCAGCCCCAGATCCTGCGGGCTCTGATGTGTTTTGGGCATGACGACAAGACCCTCTTCACTTCTGATGTGGGGACATCGGGGCCGGCCGAAGCTCTTGAACCCCGTTGCGGCCCCCGACGCGACGAAGATTACATGTGGTGATCTCTGTGCAACAATCCGTCACCCGACGAATGGGATACGTGCTAGGCACCCTCCCGGGGAGCCCATGGCAAGATCGAGGAGAGCATGGCGACGGCAGTAACTTCCTTGGGTACCAGCCCGTTTGAGTACGACGTCGTGATCGTCGGCGGTGGCTCCGCCGGAGCCGTCCTGGCCGCCCGGCTGAGCGAACACCCCGGCCGCAGCGTGCTCCTGACCGAGGCAGGCCCTGCCTACGCGCCCCACGAACTGCCCCGCCACATCCTCAGCGGCGCGGTCTACGAAGGTGACCCCTCGCTTCTGTGGGAGGCGCCCGCGCCAGACCCCCAACGCACCGGTCATGCGGCGTCGGTCGTGCGGGCGAAGGTCCTCGGCGGCGGGTCGGCCATCAACGCCGGAGTGGCCATGCGCGCCCACCCCACCGACTTCCGTCGCTGGGCGCGGAACGGACTCACCGCCTGGGGCTACGACGACGTCCTGCCCTACTACCGGAAACTGGAGGCGGACCGGGACAGCGGCACTGCCAACGACCCGGCCCTGCACGGGCAGCACGGACCCGTACGCATCAGCCGCGTCTCCCCGAAGGACCTCTCACCGGCCCATCAGGCCTTCAGCCACGCCTGCGCCGCTCTCGGCTTCGATTCCGTCGACGACCTCAACGCCCCGCACGACGGCGGCATCGGCCCCTTTCCGCTCAGCCTCGCCGACGGCATCCGCCAGAGCACAGGCCTGGTGTACCTGCACCGGGCGGCACGCGACCGGCCCAACCTGCACATCATGGGCGCGACCACGATCGACACCGTCGCCTTCGACCGAGGCGGAAACGCGATCGGCGTCCGCACCGCCGACGGCGACCTCCTGCGGGCCAGGCAAACCGTCCTGTCCGCGGGCGCGGCAGGCAGTGCGGCCGTCCTGCTGCGCTCCGGCATCGGACCCGCCGACGAGCTCAAGCGACTGGGCGTCGAGGTCGTCGCCGACCTGCCGGTCGGCCGCGGCCTCCGCGAACACCCCTGCGCCTACCTGCTGTTCAGCGCGCCTGCCGAGCGACTCGGTGCGACCACGCCCCCGGTGTCCGTCCTGCTGACGACCCGGAGTTCCCTCGCCGCGGCCGGGGAACTCGACCTCCAGATCGCTCCCAGCCACCTCGTACGATCCGACGCGTACCCGCACGGCAGCGGACTCGGAATCCTGCTCTCCGTCACCCGCCCGGAACCCGACGCCCACGGCACGCTCCAACTGGTGAGCACCGACCCGGCCGTTGCGCCCCGGCTCGACCTCGGTCTGCTTGACCACCCCAAGGACCTGCGCAAGATGATCGAAGCGACCGCTCTCGCCCGGGAGCTCGCCGACGCCGCCCCGCTGCGGTCACTGGGCCTCGACGAGATCGCCCCCGGCCCCGCCCGCACATCGGACGCCGATGTGGCCGCATACCTGCGCGCCCACGTCAAGCCGTACCCGCACCTGTGCGCCACCGCGCCCATGGGGCCCGACCCCGACGCTCACGCCGTCGTCGACTTCCGCGGACGGGTGCGAGGAGTGTCCGGCCTCAGAGTGGTCGACGCCTCGATCCTGCCCGACGTTCCCTCGGTGGCCACCAACCTCACCGTGATCATGATCGCCGAACGCATCGCCGACCACTTCACCGAGGACCCCGCGGCCTGAACCGAGGACCCCGCGATCTGACGTTCCCGCGTCCGCCCACCTCCGACGCGACGGGACCGGACCGGCGACGGCGCCGAGCACGACACGCGGCAGCCGGATCTCCCAGACGATGGTGTACGCGGCCACGTTGTCAGCTCGGGCTTC
This region includes:
- a CDS encoding GMC family oxidoreductase, which translates into the protein MGTSPFEYDVVIVGGGSAGAVLAARLSEHPGRSVLLTEAGPAYAPHELPRHILSGAVYEGDPSLLWEAPAPDPQRTGHAASVVRAKVLGGGSAINAGVAMRAHPTDFRRWARNGLTAWGYDDVLPYYRKLEADRDSGTANDPALHGQHGPVRISRVSPKDLSPAHQAFSHACAALGFDSVDDLNAPHDGGIGPFPLSLADGIRQSTGLVYLHRAARDRPNLHIMGATTIDTVAFDRGGNAIGVRTADGDLLRARQTVLSAGAAGSAAVLLRSGIGPADELKRLGVEVVADLPVGRGLREHPCAYLLFSAPAERLGATTPPVSVLLTTRSSLAAAGELDLQIAPSHLVRSDAYPHGSGLGILLSVTRPEPDAHGTLQLVSTDPAVAPRLDLGLLDHPKDLRKMIEATALARELADAAPLRSLGLDEIAPGPARTSDADVAAYLRAHVKPYPHLCATAPMGPDPDAHAVVDFRGRVRGVSGLRVVDASILPDVPSVATNLTVIMIAERIADHFTEDPAA
- a CDS encoding sedoheptulose 7-phosphate cyclase, producing the protein MPKTHQSPQDLGLRPASAVPRALAPSRTAWAVRAEQAVEYDVVLTRGLLDPADDSLARAGVDPAAAPPARRCVITERTVQQLYGERLSAYFRAQGIDVRWLVLDLGEENKSIESVLRVVDTFDSHGILRRREPVIAVGGGVLTDVVGFACSSYRRGLPHVRVPTTLIGLVDAGIGAKTGVNHGGSKNRLGSYFPARCTLLDPTFLATLPNRHLSNGLAEILKIALVLDRRLFDLLERHGSVLRAERFQGLSDPGAQAADETLRRAIGGMLAELEPNLWEDRLERAVDYGHSFSPALEMHALPGLLHGEAVAIDMALTTVISCGRGLLTTGQRDRVLAVTTALGLPLTHPVCRPDLLEQALADTVRHRDGRQRLPLPAGIGSALFVNDLTGDEVRSAAAFLHERGTKNA
- a CDS encoding cupin domain-containing protein; the encoded protein is MPDELLVADVRGASAVHAMHGGADIARWKCLARRMGLAGTWEAIEWASLPPGAVCGEHRHTRTEELYFVLQGEGEILLNDVPHRIRPGHLVVNGLGTRHQFRNLGDQDLNWLVIEVFGPATTRALIGSGADLVGAASVSEPTPALERTS